A segment of the Echinicola strongylocentroti genome:
TAGGCCGTTTATTTTCTTGAACTTCATGGTTGCTTTTTTATGGACAGGAAGGCAGCTGCCTTCCTGTCCCCTAACAATTAATTTCCGTATCCTGGATTTTGGGTGATTTTAGAATTGAGACTTATGGTGTTCAACGAGATAGGCCATAAGGTCAAGTATTGCTCATTTTCTCTACCTTGGAGGGAGGGTACCAGCTCAAATTCCTTGTCAAACCTCACGAGATCCCACCATCGTTTTCCTTCAAAGGACAGTTCCAACAGCCGTTCCTCCAATATGGCCTCATCATTGGCAAGCTGCCCCATGTCCACAAAACGGTGACCTTCAAAGTCCTCGCCATAAGCCCTTAGCCTCACCTTATTCATCTCTTCTGATGGATCCATTCCCAAGGCATTTTTTGCCTCGGCGATCATTAACAACAAGTCCGCATAGCGGTACAATACCACATCATCTAAAAACCTACGGCCAGAAGGGTCGATATATCCCCTTAATTTGGTCACTATATTCGCATAGGGTTCCATTTGTCCATCTTCATTGGGAATGGAAATACTGAGGAAGGTGGCGTTTTTACGTTGGTCTCCATTGGTATAAGCGGAGGTGACCACTGGCGAAGGTCCCCAACGATTCAATCCACCACCTTGGCCAATTTGGTCAATAACTTCCGGGTCTGCCCCTGCAGGGATTTGGTCGTCCCTTATGTACATGCCACTGTTGTAGTTTGTCCCGGATTCCAGGTCCCTAAAATGCACGGCCATCAATATTTCATTATTGCCTTTGTTATCATATCGGAAGATATCATCATAATTAGGCAGAAGGTCCAATTCAGCAATATCTGCCTCTTGGAGAGCCTCCAAGGCTGTCTGCAAATCGGCATCTCCTCCGTCCAGCTGCTTGGCCGTCCAAAGGTAAACATCCCCCTTAAGGGCGTTTGTAGCGGGTTTGCTCCACGATACTTTTCCAGCAGACAACGAATTATCGGGATAAAGT
Coding sequences within it:
- a CDS encoding RagB/SusD family nutrient uptake outer membrane protein, producing the protein MKNIKHKLIQAAACLGVLLPVVSCTGNLELTPTSEITVAGFWTTEDNAKGALNGMYVRFRDQSASNLFTWGEGRSGTLTYGLQASEGLERYFENTVDPNFAGPDWLRMYTVVHDANLLIEYVPGIGFTNEADKNRMLAEAYTMRAFVYFTMAKTWGGVPLVTSPTEGYDAETTFRERSSVDAVFAQVKEDLNTALSLYPDNSLSAGKVSWSKPATNALKGDVYLWTAKQLDGGDADLQTALEALQEADIAELDLLPNYDDIFRYDNKGNNEILMAVHFRDLESGTNYNSGMYIRDDQIPAGADPEVIDQIGQGGGLNRWGPSPVVTSAYTNGDQRKNATFLSISIPNEDGQMEPYANIVTKLRGYIDPSGRRFLDDVVLYRYADLLLMIAEAKNALGMDPSEEMNKVRLRAYGEDFEGHRFVDMGQLANDEAILEERLLELSFEGKRWWDLVRFDKEFELVPSLQGRENEQYLTLWPISLNTISLNSKITQNPGYGN